A genome region from Fervidobacterium changbaicum includes the following:
- a CDS encoding MaoC family dehydratase → MNIDDIYVGQVYEVKRIVTDEMVKLFAEATGDKNPVHLDEEYAKNTIFGGRIAHGILSLGIVSSVLGMEFPGSGTIYLMQNAKFKRPVYIGEEVTVRLVVKEIDKEKRRVLLETYVVKQNGENAIEGEALVKI, encoded by the coding sequence ATGAACATTGATGACATTTACGTTGGTCAAGTTTACGAGGTAAAGAGGATTGTGACGGACGAAATGGTCAAGCTCTTTGCAGAAGCCACTGGGGATAAGAACCCTGTTCATCTCGATGAAGAATACGCAAAGAATACTATATTTGGTGGAAGAATAGCACACGGGATCTTATCGCTTGGTATTGTTTCCTCGGTTCTTGGCATGGAATTCCCAGGCTCAGGGACAATTTATCTGATGCAAAATGCAAAATTCAAAAGACCTGTGTATATAGGCGAGGAAGTTACCGTAAGGTTAGTGGTAAAGGAGATAGATAAGGAAAAACGAAGAGTGCTCTTGGAAACATATGTTGTAAAGCAAAACGGGGAGAACGCCATAGAAGGTGAGGCACTGGTAAAGATTTGA
- the ablA gene encoding lysine 2,3-aminomutase: protein MARHFKEIPLWKNVTEEEWNDWKWQLRNRIMDVDTLKQVINLTPEEEEGVRNALKTLRMAITPYYASLMDPDNPKCPIRRQAVPTAKELFVSPWDMTDPLHEDEDSPVPGLTHRYPDRVLMLITDMCSMYCRHCTRRRFAGQHDRARTKQEIDAMIEYIRETPQVRDVLLSGGDALLVGVDMLEYILKELRKIKHVEVIRIGTRAPVVLPQIVTPELTNMLKKYHPIWLNTHFNHPKEVTPESSRACEMLADAGIPLGNQTVLLRGINDSPYIMMELVHQLVKIRVRPYYIYQCDLSMGLTHFRTSIKKGLEIMEALIGHTSGFCVPSFVVDAPAGGGKIRVMPNYVISMSDHTVILRNYEGVIVAYHEPEDTTSDVDDSEYRAKYKFSGVASLFTDKKISIEPAHLERHERIMEWKEKKGGKGDEH from the coding sequence ATGGCGAGACACTTTAAGGAAATTCCACTTTGGAAAAACGTTACAGAAGAAGAATGGAACGACTGGAAATGGCAATTGAGAAACAGAATTATGGATGTTGATACGCTAAAGCAGGTTATAAATCTTACACCTGAGGAAGAAGAAGGCGTAAGGAATGCTCTTAAAACACTTAGAATGGCGATTACTCCTTACTATGCCAGCCTCATGGATCCTGATAATCCAAAATGCCCCATCAGACGTCAGGCGGTTCCAACTGCTAAAGAACTTTTCGTATCTCCATGGGATATGACAGACCCACTCCATGAGGATGAAGATTCACCTGTACCAGGTCTTACACACAGATATCCTGATAGAGTCTTAATGTTGATCACAGATATGTGTTCAATGTACTGCCGACACTGTACGCGCAGAAGATTTGCAGGCCAACATGACAGAGCAAGGACAAAACAAGAGATTGATGCGATGATTGAGTACATAAGGGAAACACCTCAGGTAAGGGATGTTCTGCTATCTGGTGGAGATGCCCTACTTGTTGGTGTTGACATGCTCGAGTATATTCTAAAAGAACTTAGAAAAATCAAGCATGTAGAAGTTATAAGAATAGGAACAAGAGCACCTGTTGTCTTGCCACAAATTGTTACACCAGAACTTACAAACATGCTTAAGAAATACCATCCAATATGGTTGAACACCCACTTCAATCATCCAAAAGAAGTAACACCAGAATCCTCAAGAGCATGTGAAATGCTTGCAGATGCAGGTATACCATTGGGTAATCAAACGGTGTTGCTTAGGGGCATTAATGATAGTCCTTACATAATGATGGAACTTGTACATCAACTTGTGAAGATCAGGGTAAGACCATACTATATCTACCAATGTGATCTTTCTATGGGATTAACTCATTTCAGAACTTCAATTAAGAAAGGTCTCGAGATAATGGAAGCCCTTATTGGGCACACATCTGGTTTCTGCGTACCATCGTTTGTTGTTGACGCACCAGCAGGTGGCGGAAAGATAAGGGTTATGCCCAATTATGTGATATCAATGTCAGACCACACTGTAATACTCAGAAACTACGAAGGTGTTATTGTTGCTTACCACGAACCAGAAGATACCACATCTGATGTTGACGATTCCGAATACAGAGCAAAATACAAATTCTCAGGTGTTGCAAGCTTGTTCACTGACAAGAAGATAAGCATTGAACCCGCACACCTTGAAAGACATGAGAGGATTATGGAATGGAAGGAGAAAAAAGGAGGAAAAGGTGATGAACATTGA
- a CDS encoding zinc-binding dehydrogenase, whose translation MKNVKGCPFGTHRVIEPKGTLPQAATKIDNTMEIYTNEMLIDVKTLNVDSASFTQIKESCHGNVECIKDTILKIVAERGKLQNPVTGSGGMLIGIVEEIGPDFPTDLKVGDKIATLVSLSLTPLRIDKILNVNIDTDQVDIEGKAILFESGIYAKLPDDIPEKLALAVLDVAGAPAQTRKLVKPGMTVCIIGGGGKSGILCAYEAMKAVGKDGKVIVVEYSPENAKRIEQLGLAHHVIIADATKPVEVYQKVMEITGGQYCDVVINNVNVPATEMSSILITKDEGIVYFFSMATSFTRAALGAEGVGKDVTMIIGNGYTKGHAEVALNILRESKEIRELFEKLYC comes from the coding sequence ATGAAAAACGTTAAAGGGTGTCCATTTGGAACGCACAGGGTTATTGAACCCAAAGGAACACTACCACAAGCTGCAACGAAAATTGACAATACAATGGAGATTTATACCAACGAGATGCTGATTGATGTTAAAACGCTTAATGTAGACTCCGCAAGTTTCACGCAAATTAAAGAGTCTTGTCACGGGAATGTTGAGTGTATAAAAGACACAATATTGAAAATCGTTGCTGAACGTGGAAAGTTGCAAAATCCTGTCACAGGTTCTGGCGGCATGTTGATAGGCATAGTCGAAGAGATCGGTCCAGATTTTCCAACAGACTTAAAAGTGGGCGACAAGATAGCAACGCTTGTTTCTTTATCGCTTACGCCTTTGAGAATAGACAAGATTCTCAATGTGAACATCGACACAGACCAAGTAGATATAGAGGGTAAAGCTATCTTGTTTGAAAGTGGTATTTATGCTAAGCTACCCGACGATATACCTGAAAAGCTTGCTTTGGCTGTACTTGATGTAGCTGGAGCACCCGCACAAACACGCAAACTCGTCAAACCAGGTATGACTGTTTGTATTATTGGCGGCGGTGGAAAATCAGGAATACTGTGTGCATACGAAGCGATGAAAGCGGTCGGAAAAGATGGAAAAGTAATCGTTGTAGAATATTCCCCAGAAAATGCAAAAAGAATAGAACAGTTGGGACTTGCCCACCACGTTATTATCGCAGATGCTACAAAGCCTGTTGAAGTATACCAGAAAGTTATGGAAATCACCGGTGGTCAGTACTGCGATGTGGTCATCAACAACGTTAACGTACCCGCTACGGAAATGTCTTCGATACTTATCACAAAAGATGAGGGAATCGTCTATTTCTTCAGCATGGCAACATCATTTACAAGAGCGGCTCTTGGCGCTGAAGGTGTGGGAAAAGATGTCACGATGATAATTGGCAACGGCTACACAAAAGGTCATGCGGAAGTCGCACTCAACATTCTCCGAGAGTCAAAAGAAATAAGGGAACTATTTGAAAAGTTGTACTGCTAA
- a CDS encoding 3-keto-5-aminohexanoate cleavage protein, whose protein sequence is MEKLIITVAVTGAEVTKEQQPNLPVTPDEIAEEVYRCWQAGASIAHIHARLPDGTPTQSKEVYAEIKRKIQEKCDIIIQFSTGGAVWHTPEERIQCLDAMPEMATLSAGSCNFGNDVFMNSPSFMELLARTMKEKGIKPEIEIFEPGMIENALRLVKKGLLDLPLHFDFVLGVPGAMTGTIEDLVFLVNKLPEGCTWSVAGVGRYELPLAVHAIVMGGHVRVGFEDNIYYRKGELAKSNAQLVERIVRIAKEVGREIATPDEARRILGIKK, encoded by the coding sequence ATGGAAAAGCTAATTATCACTGTTGCAGTTACAGGTGCAGAAGTTACAAAAGAACAACAGCCTAATCTTCCAGTAACTCCTGACGAAATCGCTGAGGAGGTCTACAGGTGTTGGCAGGCGGGTGCTTCTATTGCACACATCCATGCGAGATTGCCGGATGGAACTCCTACTCAATCAAAAGAAGTGTACGCCGAGATCAAACGTAAAATTCAAGAAAAGTGCGACATAATAATACAGTTCTCAACAGGTGGGGCTGTATGGCATACACCAGAAGAAAGAATTCAGTGCTTGGATGCCATGCCGGAAATGGCGACGCTTTCTGCCGGTTCATGTAATTTCGGCAACGACGTCTTCATGAACTCCCCGTCGTTTATGGAACTGCTTGCCAGAACCATGAAAGAAAAGGGTATCAAACCGGAAATAGAAATATTCGAGCCGGGAATGATTGAAAATGCTCTGAGACTTGTTAAGAAAGGATTATTAGACTTACCACTTCACTTCGATTTTGTTTTGGGTGTTCCCGGTGCGATGACTGGAACTATAGAAGATTTGGTCTTTCTTGTCAACAAGCTGCCCGAAGGCTGTACATGGTCAGTTGCAGGAGTTGGTAGATACGAACTACCGCTGGCTGTGCACGCGATAGTTATGGGCGGACACGTAAGGGTAGGATTCGAGGACAACATCTACTACCGAAAGGGTGAGCTTGCAAAGAGTAATGCGCAGCTTGTTGAACGAATCGTACGCATTGCAAAAGAAGTGGGCAGAGAGATTGCAACACCTGATGAAGCAAGAAGAATATTGGGGATTAAGAAATAA
- a CDS encoding hotdog domain-containing protein — protein sequence MENAKNMQLPKAMIRIRMSQGDAHYGGNLVDGARILQLFGDVATELLIRYDGDEGLFRAYDSIEFLAPVFAGDYIEAHGEIVEVGRTSRKMKFEAYKVIRSRPDINDSAAEVLEEPILVCKASGTCVVPKDKQRYKHEE from the coding sequence ATGGAAAATGCAAAAAACATGCAGTTACCAAAAGCAATGATTAGGATACGCATGAGCCAAGGTGACGCACATTACGGAGGTAATTTAGTTGATGGCGCCAGGATATTGCAACTTTTCGGAGATGTTGCCACCGAACTTTTAATTAGATACGATGGCGATGAAGGACTTTTCAGAGCATATGACAGTATAGAATTCCTCGCCCCAGTTTTTGCAGGTGATTATATCGAAGCACATGGGGAAATAGTTGAAGTTGGACGCACTTCAAGGAAAATGAAATTCGAAGCTTACAAGGTTATTCGCTCAAGACCGGATATAAACGACAGTGCAGCTGAGGTCTTAGAAGAGCCAATCCTTGTTTGTAAAGCAAGCGGTACATGTGTTGTTCCAAAAGACAAACAAAGGTACAAACACGAGGAATGA
- a CDS encoding 3-oxoacid CoA-transferase subunit B: protein MPIDPKEKIAKRVAQELKEGDLVNLGIGLPTLVANYIPKGVHVFFQSENGIIGMGPEPEKGFENKDLTNAGAGFVTALPGAMTFDSAFSFAMIRGGHLDVTVLGGLQVDEKGHLANWMIPGKMIPGMGGAMDLVTGAKRVIVAMTHTAKGEPKILKECTLPLTSIRRVDLIVTELAVIRPTDEGLVLEEIAEETTVEEVFKLTEARLIVSENLKKF, encoded by the coding sequence ATGCCAATTGACCCAAAAGAAAAGATAGCAAAAAGAGTTGCTCAAGAATTAAAAGAAGGAGATTTGGTCAACCTTGGGATTGGACTTCCTACACTTGTAGCTAACTACATTCCCAAGGGCGTTCACGTCTTTTTCCAAAGCGAGAACGGAATAATCGGAATGGGACCAGAACCGGAAAAAGGTTTTGAAAACAAAGATTTGACGAACGCAGGTGCAGGGTTTGTCACCGCTCTACCCGGCGCAATGACGTTTGATAGTGCTTTTTCTTTTGCGATGATTCGTGGAGGGCATTTGGATGTAACTGTTCTTGGCGGGCTCCAGGTCGATGAAAAAGGGCACCTTGCGAACTGGATGATACCCGGAAAGATGATACCAGGCATGGGAGGAGCTATGGATCTTGTTACCGGTGCCAAGCGAGTTATTGTTGCAATGACCCACACAGCAAAAGGTGAGCCAAAGATACTTAAGGAATGCACACTACCTCTGACATCCATTAGGCGTGTGGATCTTATCGTAACCGAACTGGCTGTAATCAGACCAACTGATGAAGGACTTGTACTTGAAGAAATCGCCGAAGAAACAACTGTTGAAGAAGTTTTCAAATTAACCGAGGCAAGGTTGATAGTTTCAGAGAATCTTAAAAAGTTTTAG
- the atoD gene encoding acetate CoA-transferase subunit alpha — MKVISFDDAVEFIKPGSTIMVGGFLGVGTPEGIVDKIVERGIGNLTIIANDTAFEDRGVGKLVKNKLCRKVIVSHIGTNPETQRQMIAGELEVELVPQGTLAERIRAGGAGLGGILTPTGVGTIVENGKQIIEIDGKKYLLELPLKADIALIKAKRCDYYGNLVYNFTAENFNPLMAMAAELVIVEVEEIVPVGTLAPNEIRTPGVLVDYVVVSQGVK, encoded by the coding sequence TTGAAAGTAATATCCTTTGACGATGCTGTTGAATTTATCAAGCCAGGAAGCACCATAATGGTTGGTGGTTTCCTCGGTGTAGGTACGCCAGAAGGAATAGTTGACAAAATTGTTGAAAGAGGCATCGGAAATCTGACCATTATTGCAAACGACACTGCATTCGAGGATCGCGGTGTTGGTAAGCTTGTTAAAAACAAGCTCTGCAGAAAAGTCATAGTTTCCCACATAGGTACAAACCCAGAAACGCAAAGACAGATGATTGCTGGTGAATTAGAAGTTGAGCTCGTTCCACAAGGCACTCTTGCTGAACGCATTAGAGCGGGTGGTGCTGGCCTTGGCGGAATTCTTACTCCCACTGGTGTTGGTACTATCGTTGAGAATGGGAAGCAAATTATTGAAATCGATGGAAAGAAATACTTGCTCGAGTTACCTTTGAAAGCAGATATTGCACTGATAAAGGCGAAAAGATGTGACTATTATGGAAACCTTGTTTACAACTTCACGGCAGAAAACTTCAATCCTTTAATGGCAATGGCAGCTGAACTTGTTATTGTTGAGGTTGAAGAGATTGTTCCGGTTGGTACGTTGGCACCAAATGAAATACGAACACCCGGAGTACTTGTAGATTATGTCGTGGTCTCTCAGGGGGTGAAGTGA
- the pgeF gene encoding peptidoglycan editing factor PgeF, giving the protein MNNTKHIGNYILKEINGVWVAKSPLLEQFPEITHYVTTRKISPEAEPTDLTELNLALSCEDFPKYFEFFANKVRITPERSVFSHQVHSRNVKVVTSEDIGEPYWNRKLREVDGLITSEKGLYLVTTYADCMPIIAYDPTRKVVGVAHSGWRGTLLEIAKELILKMNEEFGSEPAEIFVSVGPSIGPDSFEVGPEVAAEFLMKFGKEVVKEVEGKIYVNLWRAVQLTLNSVGVFRIEFSNIDTYIHTEFFYSYRKEKTKKRFAVVIGLNS; this is encoded by the coding sequence ATGAACAATACAAAACACATAGGAAATTACATCCTTAAAGAAATCAACGGCGTTTGGGTTGCAAAATCACCATTGCTCGAGCAGTTTCCGGAAATTACACATTATGTAACCACACGTAAAATTTCACCAGAAGCTGAACCTACCGACCTCACTGAGCTTAATTTGGCTCTCAGTTGTGAAGATTTTCCGAAATATTTTGAATTCTTTGCAAATAAGGTAAGGATCACTCCAGAAAGGTCCGTTTTTTCACACCAGGTTCACAGCAGGAATGTCAAGGTGGTTACAAGTGAGGATATCGGAGAACCTTACTGGAACAGAAAGCTTCGGGAAGTAGATGGACTTATAACAAGCGAAAAGGGACTTTACCTTGTTACTACCTACGCTGATTGCATGCCTATAATTGCGTACGACCCAACAAGGAAAGTCGTAGGTGTTGCCCACTCAGGTTGGAGGGGAACACTTTTGGAAATTGCAAAAGAGCTCATTTTGAAAATGAACGAAGAATTTGGAAGTGAACCGGCTGAGATATTTGTTTCCGTCGGTCCGTCGATTGGACCTGATAGCTTCGAAGTTGGTCCAGAGGTTGCAGCGGAGTTCTTGATGAAGTTTGGTAAGGAAGTTGTCAAGGAAGTAGAAGGAAAGATATACGTAAACTTATGGAGAGCTGTCCAGCTTACGCTGAACTCGGTTGGGGTATTTAGAATAGAGTTCTCAAACATAGACACATATATTCACACCGAATTTTTCTATTCTTACCGCAAAGAAAAGACAAAGAAAAGGTTCGCCGTTGTAATTGGATTGAATAGCTGA
- a CDS encoding Mpv17/PMP22 family protein, with amino-acid sequence MEKNVQNSKEVSKGISVFQMGDVVSILIFILLAVILLNERTRNAYVSLNSAHPYLLGFLKVGILATFGEVLSLRITKGKYILPAGVLYRFLVWGFLGIVFVAVFELFASGTKVLLDKNLLPYVESARAFFQAFYTSLLMNLIFAPTFMSFHRITDGYIDLSGGRLRKMFSTSFDEVLRAVDWNFFVKFVLGKTIPLFWIPAHTITFLLPASYRVLVAALLSVFLGILLSFRKRSTSVRHG; translated from the coding sequence ATGGAGAAAAATGTTCAGAACAGTAAGGAAGTATCAAAAGGGATTTCGGTATTTCAAATGGGAGATGTTGTGTCTATTCTTATCTTCATACTACTGGCCGTTATTTTGTTAAACGAAAGAACAAGAAATGCGTACGTTAGCCTCAATTCCGCACATCCATATTTGTTGGGTTTCCTAAAGGTGGGGATTCTGGCCACATTTGGTGAGGTTCTGTCGTTAAGAATAACTAAGGGGAAATATATTCTTCCAGCTGGAGTACTTTACAGATTCCTAGTCTGGGGATTTTTAGGGATCGTATTTGTGGCTGTTTTTGAGCTCTTCGCTTCGGGAACAAAAGTCTTGTTAGATAAGAATTTACTGCCCTATGTAGAGAGCGCAAGAGCATTCTTTCAGGCGTTCTATACAAGCCTTCTTATGAACTTGATCTTTGCCCCAACGTTCATGTCATTTCACAGAATTACCGACGGATATATTGACTTATCTGGTGGGAGATTGAGAAAGATGTTTTCAACAAGTTTCGATGAGGTCTTACGAGCAGTGGATTGGAATTTTTTCGTGAAATTCGTACTCGGTAAAACAATTCCACTTTTCTGGATTCCTGCTCATACGATAACATTTTTGCTGCCTGCTAGTTATAGAGTTCTGGTTGCTGCGTTGTTGTCCGTTTTTCTTGGTATATTACTCTCTTTTAGGAAGCGTTCTACCAGTGTTCGACATGGATGA
- a CDS encoding isochorismatase family cysteine hydrolase — protein sequence MFYLEKTKHPLTISSPAVLIVDVQNYFFDKNSPAYLRGSESVLERIKNFIESIRAINKSLPIIATIHKNGSNNMKKWWGNIVEEQWTKLCIDERLIDFKIEKETYDAFYQTNLDELLKTHGINQLIITGVMTHLCCETTARSGFVRGYEIVMVEDCLWDKDEWYHYASLKNLAHGFSTISTSQEVVEKLKAF from the coding sequence GTGTTCTACCTTGAGAAAACAAAGCATCCTCTTACCATATCTAGTCCCGCTGTTTTAATCGTTGATGTTCAGAATTACTTTTTTGATAAAAATTCCCCCGCTTACCTTAGAGGCTCTGAAAGTGTACTTGAAAGAATAAAAAACTTCATCGAAAGTATTCGAGCAATAAACAAATCCCTACCTATAATAGCCACTATTCACAAAAACGGGAGCAACAACATGAAAAAATGGTGGGGTAACATCGTCGAAGAGCAGTGGACGAAGTTATGTATTGACGAAAGGCTAATAGACTTTAAGATAGAAAAGGAAACGTACGATGCGTTTTATCAAACAAATCTCGATGAACTTCTAAAAACACATGGTATTAATCAACTCATTATCACTGGTGTTATGACCCACCTTTGCTGCGAAACCACAGCACGTTCTGGTTTTGTGCGAGGATATGAAATTGTCATGGTGGAAGACTGCCTGTGGGATAAAGACGAGTGGTACCATTACGCTTCACTAAAAAATTTGGCCCATGGTTTTTCAACAATTTCCACGAGCCAAGAAGTTGTTGAAAAGCTTAAAGCATTCTAA
- a CDS encoding DUF1576 domain-containing protein has protein sequence MVYKLLLFISTSFIFFGLVVGNVDLLSELSAIIHSPDYLITDYLEIAGVGGAFLNSGLLMLLFILLLKTLTIQPTGVSIASIMTIGGFALFGKNIFNVWPLVAGVFLYTLLIGENIRTYLYVALFGTALAPITTHLVLNKGFNLTGLVLALLIGFFLPPLASFSLTLHRGYNLYNIGFTAGLLGMFIGALLKAYNLHPEQRLIWHREHQLLLAIFIYALFYAILLYGLKLNNWSFKGYKNIFNYSGKLLTDFILLENAAVTFINIGILGLAGTTFVLLIGSELNGPTIGGIMTLAGFGALGKHPKNILPIVIGVLIGAFTNAQEFNSPAMVLAVLFGTTLAPVAGEFGFIWGVIAGYLHSALVLNIGTLHFGMNLYNNGFSGGFVALFLLPIIDAFKNLKDTIIKNLLEKWNSGRGQN, from the coding sequence GTGGTCTATAAACTGCTGCTTTTTATTTCTACTTCTTTCATATTTTTTGGTCTGGTGGTAGGAAATGTAGACTTATTATCGGAGCTAAGTGCTATCATTCACTCACCTGACTATTTAATTACAGACTACTTGGAAATTGCGGGTGTTGGAGGTGCCTTTCTTAATAGCGGTCTCCTTATGCTTTTATTTATACTGTTACTCAAAACACTAACGATACAGCCTACAGGTGTTTCCATTGCTTCAATAATGACAATCGGTGGATTTGCACTCTTTGGAAAGAACATATTCAACGTCTGGCCACTTGTTGCTGGAGTGTTTCTGTATACGTTGTTAATCGGTGAGAATATTAGAACATATCTCTATGTTGCGTTATTCGGTACGGCACTTGCACCTATCACTACACATCTGGTTTTGAACAAGGGATTTAATTTGACGGGATTAGTCTTGGCATTACTAATTGGTTTCTTCTTACCACCTCTTGCAAGTTTCTCGTTAACTTTGCACCGCGGTTACAACCTTTACAATATAGGATTCACAGCAGGATTGCTTGGAATGTTTATAGGTGCACTTTTGAAAGCGTATAACCTCCATCCGGAGCAACGACTTATCTGGCACAGAGAACATCAGCTATTACTTGCAATATTTATATACGCTCTTTTCTACGCGATTTTATTATACGGATTAAAACTAAACAACTGGTCGTTCAAAGGTTACAAAAACATATTCAATTACTCCGGCAAATTGTTGACAGATTTTATACTTTTGGAAAATGCGGCAGTAACATTTATAAATATTGGAATTCTCGGACTTGCTGGTACAACATTCGTACTTCTCATCGGTTCAGAACTAAATGGGCCAACAATAGGCGGCATAATGACGCTTGCCGGTTTTGGTGCACTCGGAAAACATCCGAAGAACATATTACCAATTGTAATTGGCGTACTTATCGGTGCTTTTACTAACGCCCAGGAATTCAACAGTCCTGCCATGGTTTTAGCGGTACTCTTTGGCACAACACTTGCACCAGTAGCTGGGGAATTTGGATTTATTTGGGGAGTTATCGCTGGATACTTGCACAGTGCTCTTGTGCTGAACATAGGTACTTTACACTTTGGGATGAACTTGTACAATAACGGTTTTTCCGGAGGATTCGTAGCACTCTTTTTGCTACCAATAATCGACGCGTTTAAGAACCTGAAAGATACTATTATTAAGAACTTGCTTGAAAAATGGAATAGTGGAAGGGGGCAAAACTGA
- a CDS encoding IS110 family transposase has product MNNFSIFVGIDVSKDKFNVCAISNPSSIIFESSFDMSQQGFSSFANKLSAFPKQSIIIAMESTGCYHLNLLAFLSSNDFACAVFNPLTVKNFASLRKTKTDKIDARIIATALFYLQHQIPSSAFVNSELRDIVRARENIIHRIAKVKGNIEKLLNVLFPELERVTNIYSDTILNLLSHFPSAKAIQKARNLDVFFSKDRGRSTKLNAQKLKELANNSIAQYWPMKEKILVQNIKELQFLQQQLEEYDKMMKEYCECSAINLDIEILTSIPGIGENSAMHFLAEVGDISRFSTYKKLIAYCGLDPSIAQSGKSKVEGHISKRGNAHLRRILWLMAVSVVIHNEYFRTYYERKRQQGLPYKKAIMSVVHKLLRTLYAMLRKKEKFNIDYAISHSKQKFNFA; this is encoded by the coding sequence ATGAATAACTTCTCCATATTCGTCGGCATCGATGTTTCCAAGGATAAGTTCAACGTCTGCGCTATCTCTAATCCCAGTTCCATCATCTTCGAATCTTCTTTCGATATGTCCCAGCAAGGCTTTTCCTCCTTCGCAAACAAACTCTCTGCCTTCCCAAAACAATCCATCATCATCGCTATGGAATCTACTGGCTGTTATCATCTCAACCTTCTGGCTTTCCTTTCTTCCAACGACTTTGCTTGCGCTGTTTTTAATCCTCTAACTGTTAAAAACTTTGCTTCTCTTCGAAAGACCAAAACCGACAAAATCGATGCTCGCATTATCGCTACTGCTTTGTTTTACCTACAACATCAAATTCCTTCTTCTGCTTTTGTCAACTCTGAGCTTCGTGATATTGTCAGAGCACGCGAAAACATTATCCACCGCATCGCAAAAGTTAAAGGCAATATCGAAAAACTGCTCAACGTTCTTTTCCCTGAACTCGAAAGAGTTACCAATATCTACAGTGACACTATCCTCAATCTTCTTTCTCATTTCCCTTCTGCCAAGGCTATTCAAAAGGCTCGTAATCTGGATGTGTTCTTTTCCAAAGACCGTGGCAGAAGTACAAAACTTAATGCTCAAAAACTTAAAGAACTCGCTAATAACTCGATTGCTCAATATTGGCCGATGAAAGAAAAGATTCTTGTGCAAAATATCAAAGAACTACAATTTTTACAGCAACAGCTTGAAGAATACGACAAGATGATGAAAGAATATTGCGAATGTAGTGCGATAAACCTTGATATCGAGATACTCACGTCAATACCAGGTATTGGTGAAAACAGCGCGATGCATTTCTTGGCAGAAGTTGGAGATATCTCAAGATTTAGTACATACAAAAAACTCATTGCGTATTGTGGACTCGATCCAAGCATTGCCCAATCAGGCAAAAGCAAAGTAGAAGGACACATATCGAAAAGGGGCAATGCCCACCTAAGACGAATACTATGGCTAATGGCAGTGAGTGTAGTGATTCACAACGAATATTTCCGAACATACTATGAACGAAAAAGGCAGCAAGGTTTACCGTACAAAAAAGCGATAATGTCAGTAGTACACAAGTTATTGCGAACGTTGTACGCAATGTTGAGAAAGAAAGAGAAGTTCAATATTGATTATGCTATCTCACACTCAAAACAAAAATTTAATTTTGCATAG
- a CDS encoding queuosine precursor transporter → MFNVFVLFLEYMLSTLIILLALRFMKREGAYVALATLIIASNLGVAKLFKLFGLEVTAANMSMGMAFVIYSILTEVYGKEEGRKAVWTGFFAQLAFVLLGLVYTSYVPSKNDFAQSYLSQVFALTPRIAFASWTAFILSGYTAVWIHHALKGKTKLWVRNNAATKIGQIVDNLIFVTIAFLGLVDFKTYLQIFLTTSVVEFALDYVDTWVVYLGVNFLKEDDRNFEVAKL, encoded by the coding sequence ATGTTCAACGTTTTTGTGCTGTTTTTGGAGTACATGCTTTCAACCTTGATTATTCTTTTGGCACTTCGGTTTATGAAAAGAGAAGGAGCTTACGTAGCTCTAGCCACGCTTATCATAGCATCGAACCTTGGTGTTGCGAAGCTATTCAAATTATTCGGTCTTGAAGTAACTGCTGCCAACATGAGCATGGGCATGGCATTCGTTATCTATTCTATTTTGACAGAAGTTTATGGTAAAGAAGAGGGAAGAAAAGCTGTTTGGACTGGATTTTTTGCGCAACTTGCCTTTGTTTTACTTGGCCTCGTCTATACAAGCTATGTTCCATCTAAAAACGACTTTGCACAGAGCTATCTATCACAAGTCTTTGCTTTGACTCCCAGAATAGCATTTGCAAGTTGGACCGCTTTTATACTCTCCGGTTACACGGCAGTCTGGATACATCACGCTCTTAAAGGAAAAACAAAACTCTGGGTGAGAAATAACGCTGCAACAAAGATAGGACAAATTGTCGATAACCTCATATTTGTGACAATTGCATTCCTTGGACTTGTTGATTTTAAGACGTACCTGCAAATTTTTCTAACAACCAGTGTTGTGGAATTCGCACTTGACTATGTCGATACCTGGGTCGTGTACCTTGGAGTTAATTTTTTGAAAGAAGACGATAGAAATTTTGAAGTGGCAAAGCTTTAA